Within Pseudodesulfovibrio senegalensis, the genomic segment CGATCCTCGCCCGATTCACCATGCTTGCCACAGGCGGCGTAGGACAGGTGTTCCTGCATACCACCAACACCCAAAGCTCCATCGGTTCCGGACTGGCAATGGCCCAACGCGCCGGTGCCAAGCTCATGAACTGCGAATACATCCAATTCCACCCCACGGCACTGTATGGAGGAGCAAAACGCGGGGAACGCCGTTTTCTCGTTTCCGAAGCAGTTCGTGGCGAAGGAGCCAAACTGGTCAATGGTTCGGGCGAAGCCTTCATGCCCAAATACGACGAACGGGCAGACCTCGCCCCGCGAGACATCGTCACCAGAGCCATCATGGACGAAATGCTCCACTCCGGGGCGGATTGCGTATATCTGGACGTTTCCAACAACGTGGACTGCGATATTCACGAACGGTTCCCTACCATTTCGCAAAACTGCGCCAACATGGGCGTGGACATCTGCAGTCAGCCTATTCCCGTGGTACCGGCTGCCCACTATTTCTGCGGCGGCGTGCTCACGGACATCAATGGGCGCACGACCCTCGACAGGCTCTACGCCGCCGGAGAGACCAGCTGCACAGGCGTGCATGGCGCAAACAGGCTGGCCAGCACTTCTTTGCTTGAAGGATTGGTTTGGGGATATGGGGCTGCCAATGATATTGCCAAACACCTCGCACACAAGAAAACCATTCTCACCCGCAAGCTCGTGGACAGCATTCCCGACTGGCAAAGTCCGGGCAACATAGAAAATGAAGATCCGGCACTGATAGCCCAGGATTGGGCGACCGTGCGCAATACCATGTGGAATTATGTGGGTATCGCACGCAACAAATACCGCCTCAACCGTGCCTTCGCGGACCTTCGCAACCTGTACAAGAATCTACAGGACTTCTATCGCAAAACCCCGCCATCCAAGCCTATCATCGACCTGTTCCACGGCAGCCAGTGCGCATACATCATTACGCTGGCCGCCATGCGCAACAAGCAATCAAAAGGGTGTCATTTCCGCGTACGGTGAAACGCCGCCCCCCCCAATAAAAAAAGGGCCTGCAGCATACAGCCGCAGGCCCTTTTCATATGCTAGAGGCACCATTTGCTATTTGCGCCAGAACTCAGGCACAAACAAGATGACCACCGTATAAATCTCCAATCTTCCCAAAACCATACAAAATGTCAGCATCCATTTGGCCATATCACTGAAATGCGCATAATTCTCCGTGGGACCAACTGTACCGATCCCGGGGCCGATATTGCCTATGCACGCCAGCGCAGCTGCAAAGGAAGATACGACATCCGCTCCTGTGCCGGCGACAACGAATGCACAGAGAACAAACAATCCGAGCCACAGGACAAAAAAGCCCCAAACACCCCTGATCACGTCATCAGGAACAGGACGACGCCCCATCTTGACCCGGGAAACAGCACGGGGGTGAATGAGGCGGAAAAGCTCCTGATATGACTGCTTCATGATCAACATGATACGCATGACCTTCATGCCGCCGCCCGTGGAACCGGCGCAACCGCCAACAAACATGCAAAACAGCAATATGGCCTGACAAACGCCCGGCCACAATTCGTAATTTGCAGTGGCAAACCCCGTGGTGGTCAGGATGGAGGCCACCTGGAACGAGGTATAGCGAAACGCGTCAGCGGTATTATCGTAATTGCCAGCCACATAGACCGCAACGGTCAGCACCAAGACAAAAAGGCTGAACAGCGAGACGAAAGTCCTGAATTCCGGGTCCTTGAACATGGTTTTAGGCTTTCCCTTGAGCAGCAGGTAATGCAAGGAAAAGTTGATTCCTGCAATCAACATGAATGCCGTGATCACATAATCGATGTACGCGCTGTCAAAATAGGCCACGGAAGTATTCTTGGTGGAAAAACCACCGGTGGCCATGGTGCCGAACGTATGGCACAGGGCATCAAACAGATCCATGCCACCGAACATGAGCAACACGGTCTCCAACACGGAAAAAAGAACATAAACCTTCCACAGCACCATTGCCGTGTCCTTGATGCGCGGCTTGAGTTTGTCCGGTACCGGGCCAGGAACCTCGGCCTTGTAAAGCTGCATGCCGCCCACACCGAGAAAAGGCAAAATGGCCAGGGAAAGGACAATAATCCCCATGCCTCCAAGCCAATGTGTCAGGCTGCGCCAAAAAAGAATACTGCGCGGCAGCGCTTCAATGTCGGACAACACGGAGGAGCCGGTGGTGGTAAAACCGGACAGGGACTCGAAAACACAATCCACAAGACCGGGAAACGTGCCACTGAAAAGAAACGGAAGGCCGCCGAATACACCGGCTGCAAACCAGCCAAGCGCCACAATGGCCATGCCCTCTCGATGACTGATCCCCTTTGCTGTCTTTTTTCTGAACACGAAAAAAAGCGTGACGCCGGAGGCCACGGTGATCAGCATGGCCAGCGCCAGGGGCATGGCCCCGGCATCACCGTAATACAGGCCCCAACACAAGGGCCAAAGCATGGTCAGCCCCACGCAGCCGACCAATGCCCCTATGACGTGCAGAACATACTGCCAACGCATCTAGAAGAACTCCATCTTCACATCCAACGCTTTTTCAACCTTGGGAATGTTCTGGCGGGTAGAAAGAATGATCAGCCGATCCTGCGGCTCGATGACCGTGTCGCCGCGGGGAATGACAACCTCGTCCCCACGCTGAAAACAGAGCACCAGACATCCGCGGGGAAAACCCAGATCCATGATGGGCTTGCCCACGATCTCTGAATTTTCCTGGGCGATCGCTTCCAGGGCTTCGGCTTCCTCGCCCTTGATGCTGGCCGTAGATATGACCTGCCCCCGGCGAATGAAATGCAGCAGGGAATTGATGGCCGACAGACGCGGGCAGACCAGATGGTCGATGCCGATAGGCTCGATCAGAGGCATGTATGCAAAGTTGTTGATTCTGGTGATGGTGCTTTTTGTTCCCAGACTCTTGGCCAGCACGCAACTCAGGATATTGGTCTCCTCGTCCCCGGTCACGGCAATGACAAGGTCAAGATCCCCAACGTTTTCCTGACTGAGCACCTCCTGGTCCGTACCGTTGCCCATAAGGACAATGGGCCGGTCCAATCGCTCGGAGAGCCAGTCGCACCGTCGCGGGTCCTGCTCCAGGATACGTGTATGATAAAACTTATTATCTAACGATTTTGCTAGCTTGTAACCGATATTACCACCGCCGATGATCAACACCTTGCGTAGAGGTTCAGCAGTGACGCCAAGGCGTTCAAGAATATCTTCCTGATCCTTGATGTCGTAGGCAAGATACACCACGTCCCCCTGCCTCACTTCGTCCGCACCGCTGGGAATTATGAGCGTATTGTCGCGCACGATGGCGGCTATGACCAGAGGCACGTCGCCAATGTGTTCGCGCAGGTTGAGCAAACGGGTGCCGATGAGCGGACTCTGGTCAGGCAGGTTGATACCGCTGAGACGTATCTTGCCCTGTGCGAACTCGCTGATTTCCATGGCTCCGGGCACGCTCATGAGGCGAAGAATGGAATCCACCACTTCCTGATCCGGATTGATTATCTTGGCGATGTTCAACCCGTCTCCCGTAAGCAATTCGGAATGATTGGTGTAATCGGCACTGCGAAGCCGGGCCAGCTTGGTTGTTTTCGGCGAAAGCCGGTTGGCGTAGAAGCAGGAAAGAATATTGACTTCGTCGCTATCGGTCACGGCCAAAAGAATGTCCGCGCCTTCCACTCCGGCATCAGACAACACTTGCGGGCTGCAGCCCGACCCTTCTATAGTCTGAACGTCTGTGGCTTCTGCCACCCGCTTGAGCGCGTCGGCAGACCTGTCCACCACCACGACTTCCTTGTTCTCTACAGCAAGGCGGCGGGAAATATGAAATCCGACTTCCCCGGCCCCCACGATAATAATACGCAAATCAGGCTCCTCGTTGCCATGACAGACTTGATCAACATGGCCTTTTTACGCATGTTTTCCCGTGTGTGCAACTTCATGATGGCAATGATTCGACCAAAACAAACACGGCGAAACGATCAATCATCGTGTTCAGGACCTCGCATAACAACACGTTTGATCATCGCAATACCAACACGCTCCACAAAGCGGGCTGTTCTTTCACGCGGTCGCGCCTTCGCCCGGTAGACCGCAAGCAGCCGGGACGCTAGAGCAATAGTCTGTTCATCATTCAAGCCCCTGCCGACTTCATCACCAGCCCGAATTTTTCGCCCGGCATTGCCGCCAAAAAAGACAGTCCACCCTTTTTTGCCCGTCCCCATCAGCCCCACATCGCGCACCACGGATTCGCCGCAACACCGGGGACAACCGGACAAACCACACTTGACCGGGGCAGGCATCGTTCCGAGATCTTCCAGCACCTTTTCCAACCGCTGTGCCATGCTTGCGGTGGACAGTGCTCCCCGCTTACACACGTCGTTTCCCGGACACCCGGAAATCATGTACTGCACAGAGGCACATGCCGAGCCCAGAGCTTGTTGCACACGGTCTGCCAAATCATTCGGCACGCCTTCCACCACCATGGTCCGGGCAGCAGAAAGACGGATTCCCGGCAATCCGAACTCCTGCACCACACGATTGACCACGCTCAAGTCGTCCGCGCAAACGCGTCCGTAGATGGATGCCACACCGACATCAAAGCTGCCGTCTCTGCGAGAGATAACGGCAGGCTTGGTATCTTCCTGCATTGCTTTTTTTTGCATCGTCACGGACATCCCTTCTCAGATCGGCGGAGCAATGGTCACCAGAACCCGCATGTCCGTATCCGCCTCAACGCCATGCGGTTCGGCAATGCGCGAGCATAGCACGTCCCCGGCACGGGCAGGGATGGACGCATCGTCCTGAGCCAAAAAACGACCTTCCCCTTCAAGCACGGCAATGGTCAGCTCGCCCTCAAGGTCATGGGAATGCACAGGCAGCTTCTGTCCGGCCCGAAAGTTGAAGCTGAGCACCTTCATATACGGCGACTCATGCACCAGCTGGCTGGAAAAGGCCAAATCCTTGAAACCGTTCAGTTCGTACAGGTTGACATTCTTCATTGTCGCACCTCCTGCGCTTCACAAATTCAGGGATTCGCGGGACAACACCCTGCCGTCACGCGCTATGATCATCCGTGTAGTCGCCACGGACCGGCCTGCCTTGGCCATGGCCCGTTCCAGAATAACGCTCATGGACGAGCAACACGGCACCTCCATCTCCATCACGGTTATGGTCTTCAAATCGTTCCGGGCAATGATCGCCGCCAACCGTTCAACATAGTCCTGCGCATCATCGAACTTGGGGCAGCCCATGACCACGACCTTGTCCCGGACATACCGGGCATGATAATCCGGCAGAGCAACGGCCACGCAGTCCGCGGTCAGCAACAAGTCGGCATCCTTCAAAAAAGGCGCGGTCGGCGGAACAAGCCGAAGCTGAACCGGCCAATGGGAAAGATTGGAAACGGCAGAAGCCTCTGAAACAGGAACATTGGCCTGCTGGCAGGGAGTCATGGTCTTGAGGGCCGCTCCCGGGCAACCACCGCCTGGCCGGGCTTTTTTGTCTATCCGCAAGCTTGCGGGGTCCGGCATGTGCTCGGGAACAGTTCTGCCCTGTTCGGTCAAAAGCTCAACAACGGCCCGAGGATCAAAGTCCTCGGCTTCCCGCTCTTCCACGGACAACGCGCCTTCCGGACATTCGCCAAGGCAGGCGCCAAGCCCGTCACAGTACACGTCGCTTACCAACCGCGCCTTTCCGTCAATGATCTGCAGGGCACCTTCTTCGCAACCCGGCACGCACAAGCCGCACCCGGTGCACTTTTCCTCATCGACCTTGATCATCTTGCGAATCACACCCATGACTCTACTCCTTTACAATATTTACATTCTCGCGACGCCAAGGAAGACCGCATGCAGACTGATCACAAGTGTCAAAAACAGAGCGCGCGAATTGACTGAATTCAAAAATGGAAACGAATAAGCGACGTGCCCACCCGGACATGCAGCAACACAATCCCCGCACAACGTGCAGTTCATTCCGGGTTGTCCGGCCACCATGGCCTCTTCGGAAAGCGCGTTGTAACGACAATGGGAAAAACAGGCCGAACACCGGGAACAATTGGTATCAATCCTGATACGCCACAGGGAAAGACGACCGAAAACAACGGCCAGCAGGCCCATGGGGCAAAAGGTCGTACAATGGACCATAAGCCCTGCCCTGCGTGAAAACACGAACATGATCCCGATGCCGATCAGGCCGAAAACCGCGGCAGCCCAAACCGCCACCAACCATGAGACGTCCTGCTGGCGCAAAATAACCGCCGCGCCAAGAACCAAAACCAAAGTGGCTCCGCGTCCCCACACGCCCAGACGCTCAAACTTCTTGTTCTGCCCGGCCTTTCCACCCCTACGGCTCATGAAATCGTCCAAGGCGCCAATATAGCAGAGATGGCTGCACCATGCCGGACCGACCAGGAAGACCGTGGCTGAAAACAGGGCAAGCATGAACACGCCCCCGCCGCGAAACACAGGGCCGGCCACAATGAGCGCGGGAACCGGAAGATGCAGATCTCCGGTCATGAGCATACGCTCCACCCCGGCCAACCCCAGAACCAGCTGCGAGAAAAAGACGATGGAGAAAAACGCCCAGATGCGTGGCCGCGCACGCCTGTTTTGTTGCGGGTCAAGCATCTTGCCGCCAATCCAGACCGCATACAGCCCAAGGGCAAACGTTTCCAGCCCGCCCCAGCCCGGAAAAAACCTGTCCGCCAGCAACAATGGAATTGCCGTCTTTGCCCGAATGAAGACAAGTACGATGATCACCACAAAAAACATGGCCGCACGCCAGCCGATGTTCTCCCTGTGACGGGAATAGAAATCACGCGCGCCTCTGCACATCAACGAAAACAGGGCCAACACATTCAGGGCTAAAACCATGCCCATGATTATGGTCGCGCGCGACCACGGAATATCCGCGGCCAACCGAAACCTGACCAGGTCAACGAAGGCGTTGACCCACTCCACGGAACCGAGCACCAGAATGCCCGCGGCCACAGGACGGACCCACGCTCTTTTGGAGAACAGGAACACGGCAAGCAAAACATGCGCAACCGCAACCCCGAGTTCACCACCCCGGGCATAATGGGCGCCCAGCAAGACAAGAGCTGACGCAGGTAAAAATAAAACCACAAAACGCATGCAATCGCCTCCGTGAGTCCAATATGGACAAACAAAAATGCCGATGACATGATTTAAGTCAAATGACAGAACAAAATACAGGAAACAAAACCATGACGGGACAAAATACATTGCAGTCAGTCAAAAGTGTGTCGATCTTCAAGGATATTCCGGAAGAAAAGCAAAAGCGGCTGGCAGAAATAGTCGTACAAAAAGGATACCGCAAGGGAGAGGTCATTTTCGAAGCCGACACCCCGGCCAGCGGCTTCTACGCGGTCATCAGCGGGAAAGTAAAAATCTACCGCAATTCCCCTTCCGGGAAAGAACAGATTCTGAACATATTCAAAACCGGAGAAAACTTTGCCGAGGTGCCAGTCTTCGAAGGCACGACCTTTCCCGTACACGCCCAAACCCTTGAAAATTCCATACTGCTCTATGTGCCGAGAGTGGAATTTGCCCGCATCATCGCCAGCGACCCTGATCTGGCCATGACCATGATGGCACAACTGTCATCACGATTGCGTATTCTGGTCAACAAGATCGAAGACCTGAGCCTCAAGGAAGCTCCGGCCCGGGTTGCCGCCCACCTGCTGCTGCTTGCCGGAAGCAGGGAATCCGCAACGTTCACACTGGACCTGCCCAAGGGACAAGTGGCCTTTTATCTGGGCACTATTCAGGAAACCCTGTCGCGCATACTCAAACGGTTTGTAAAAGACGAAATAATCGCCATGAACGGCAAGGAAATAACGATCCTGGACAAACAAGCCCTCAACAAAATCGCCGAACAAGGAAGATAGAAAACCCACGGTTCAAACGGTAAAAGCCCGCCACACATACGTGTAGCGGGCATGAAATGCTCAAAAGAACTCGGCGCTAGGCTTCGATCTTGTTCACGGCCTGCTGCAGGCGGGAAATCCTGCGGGCAGCAGTGCGGGGATGCATAACGTTCTTGCGGCCAGCCTTATCCAGGATGGACGTGGCAGCCTGCAAAGCTTCCTGCGCCTTGGGGGCATCGTTAGCTTCAATGGCATCACGAACGGCCTTGACCGTGTTCTTGATGCGAGTCTTGGTCATACGGTTGCGCAGGTTGCGCTTGAGGCTCTGACGGTGCCTTTTCAGTGCGGACTTGTGATTCGCCAAAACAGTTCTCCTAAAATCTATTAATTAAATTCGTAATAAACGATTTGTTCGCTTCCGAAGACAGGGATGTTTATATGTCCACGCCCCTGTTTGTCAAGCCCTTTTACACTTGAAGGGCATTAAAATCAGCCAAACGGCCAAGACGATCGACCAGAGCCTTGAGCAGGTTCAGACGATTCAGACGCAATGTCGTATCATCGCACATGACCATAACGTTGTCGAAGAACGCATCCACAGTAGGACGAAGTTCTCCCAACATACGGAAAAGACCGGAAAAATCATCAGCATCCCAAAGGTCTTCGAACGCTGCTCCCGTCTGTTCCAGCTTGGCGGCCAAGGCTTTTTCCTGCGCATCCCCGAGTTGCTCCGGGTCATAGTTGCCGGTCAACTCCTGTCCGGCCTCATCGCCCTGTTTGCGGATGATATTCGCCGCCCGCTTGAAAGTCAGCACGGCCTGTTCAAAGCCATCAGTACCGCTGAATTCAGCCAACGCCTCAAGACGCTTCTCCAGCGTGCGCACGTCTTCAAAACCGGCGCCAATGGCCGCATCCACGACCTTGGTCTCGAATCCCTTGCCCGAAAACAATGCCCGCAGTCGGTTGGCAAAAAAGTCCAGAAGCCGTGCCTTTGCCTCACCATCGTCCAGTTTCCACTTCACGTCGGAATATGCGGAACGAGCATAGGACAACAACTCAGCCAGATTCACATCCAGCCCGTGCTCCATGATGATACGGCATATTCCAAGTGCACAGCGGCGCAATGCAAACGGGTCATTGGCCCCGGTAGGCTTTTTGCCGAGGCCGAAACAACCGGTAAGCGTGTCAGCCTTGTCAGCCATGGAAAGCAGAGCACCGGACAGACTCGACGGAACCGGAGTCTCGGGTCCTGCCGGAAGATACTGCTCGTACAGGGCTTGGGAGATCACATCACCCTTGCCCGCCTTTTCCGCGTATATGCCGCCCATGACGCCCTGCAAGGAATCAAATTCGTTGACCATTTCAGAGACGAGATCCGCCTTGGCAAGACGCCCGGCCTGTGCATATGCCTCCAACTCGCCGGGGAGAATCCCCTTGGGCTCGGCGACAATCGTTGCGAGTTGGCCACACAATTTTTCCAGCCGACGGGCCTTGTCGCCCATGCTGCCCAGCGGGCCAAGGAAAACCACACTTTCGAGCTTGTCCAGCCAGGTCTGGAAATCAACACGGCAATCGGCTTCCCAGAAGAAACGGGCATCCTCCAACCGAGCCTTCAGAACACGCTCCCACCCCTTGCGAACAAGCGCTTCATCCTGAGGGACAAGATTCAGGGTGGTCAGGAAATGTGGCAACAGCTTTCCGTCTTTCCCTTGAACACCAAAGCTTTTCTGGTGACTCTGCATGCTTGTCAGCAACACTTCACGCGGCACTTCAAGATACATGGAATCAATATTGCCAAGAATAGGAACCGGCCATTCCACAAGGTTGGCCACTTCCTGCAACAGGCTCTCCTTCCAGACAATGGCTCCCCCTGCCTCGGCGGCCAGTCTATCGCCTTCTGACACAATGATCTGCTTGCGCCGCTCCGGATCCAGAATCACCTTGGCCTTGGCTTCCATGGTTTCAAAATATTTCGAAGCATGCTCAATGGTCCACGGCCCGGCTCCCATGACGCGATGCCCATGGGAAATACGGTCAGCTGTGAGGTTTTCCACGGAAAACTCGACCACGGCGTCATCCAGCAGGGCCAGCAGCCATCGGATGGGACGGCCAAAGGCAAAATCATACCCGCCCCAACGCATCCTTTTGGGAAAAGTCATGGCTTCCACGGCACGCACACACAAATCAGGCAGAATATCGAGGCTCTTGCCGCCGCCCACATTCTTTGTGGCGGCCAGATACTCACCCTTGTCTGTCTTCATGGTAAAAAGATCGGCCTCGGCCACGCCCTGCGTCTTGGCAAAGCCTTGACCGGCCTTGGTCAGGTTGCCGTCCTCGTCATAGGCGATACGCACCGGAGGACCGGACACGGTCTCCTGCTCGCTGCGCTGCTCCTCACCCATGCCCGTTACGTGCGCGGTCAGCCTGCGCGGGGTGGCATAGGTCGCCACGTGATCACAATCGATCATGGCCTCGGCAAGCAATTTCTCAAACCGCGCTGCCAGCTCGTCGGCCAGCTTGGGCACAAAACGCGCGGGCATTTCCTCTATTCCGATTTCCAGAATGAATTCTGCCATTATTCCACTCTTTTCGTTGCTGGTTCGCCCGTCAAAAACTATTCGTTCCGGCCAAGCATGGGATAGCCCATGTCTTCACGCTGCTGCGCATAGAGCTGCGCGATCTTCGAGGCAAGGTTGCGTACCCTGCCGATATAGGCGGCACGCTCGGTAATGGAAATTGCGCCTCGGGCATCCAGCAGGTTGAACGAATGCGAACACTTGAGACAAAAGTCGTATGCAGGCCACGGCAAGCCCTCTTCACAAAGCTTCAGACACTCACCCTCGAACTTGTTGAACAGGTCGAAAAGCATGTCCGCATCGGAAAGCTCGAAATTGTACTTGGACATCTCGACTTCATTCTGATGAAAGACGTTGCCGTACGTCACGGTGTCGTTCCACTTCAGGTCGTACACGGACTCCTTTTCCTGAAGATACATGCACAAACGCTCAAGCCCGTAGGTGATTTCCACGCTCACCGGTTTGAGATCAATGCCGCCCACCTGCTGGAAATAGGTAAACTGGGTGACTTCCATGCCGTTAAGCCAAACCTCCCAACCAAGTCCCCAGGCGCCAAGCGTGGGAGACTCCCAGTCATCTTCCACGAAACGGATGTCGTGTTCGCGAATATCAATACCGATGGCACCGAGGCTCTCCAGATACAGATCCTGTACATTGTCGGGCGACGGTTTCAGTATGACCTGAAACTGGTAGTAATGCTGCAAACGGTTGGGATTCTCTCCATACCGACCATCCGTGGGTCTCCTGGAAGGCTGCACATAGGCCACGTCCCACGGTTCGGGGCCGATGACCCGGAAAAAGGTGGAAGGATTGAACGTGCCCGCTCCGACTTCAATGTCCACAGGCTGAACAACGACGCACCCCTGCTTGGCCCAAAAGTCCTGCAGCTTCAAGATGACGTCCTGAAAATTCATGTAATACTCCAACGTATCAAACTTTTTTATAGTTCCTGCCCTCCCACTGGAGGCCAAGATGATAGGCAACAAAAAACTCGATCAATTCGAAAATCTGACTTCGAACATCTGCAGACATGCCTACGCCGCTCCACTGCGCCGGACTGCTGCGCATGATCCAGTCCAGCGCGCGCAATGCACCGACCGTAACGGGTCGAGCTAGTCCATCTACCGCTTTATTGTCCGATTTACAAGCAGAGCATGTCACCTGCCCGCTTTCCACGGAAAAAAGAACTTTTCCGACACCATTGAGCACGGCCCCACAGCGTGAACAGGACAGGAAATCCGGTGTGAAGCCCATTGTGAAAATCAGCCGCGCGCGAAAAAGCAGTGGAAAAAGATCGCCTTCGGGTTGCTGGTCGGCCAATGTTTCAAGCAAATCAACAAGCAGACCGAATGCAATGCGGCCATCATCTGCCCCGGGCTCGATAGCCTCGATGAACTTGATGCAATTCACGGCCTGTCCGACCAACGCCTTGTTGCGCTTCAGGGCCTGAAATCCGTTCAAAAGGGTTCCCTCGGTCAAACGCTGATACGCTCCGCGCTTATCCGAGGTTATGGAAAAAAGAACAAGATTAAGGGGATCAAGACACCCGAGAAAACGGCGACGGCTTCGCAGTCCGCCAAAGGCAAAGGCAGTGAATACGCCATGGGATGGAGTCAGCAGCCTGACCCAGGCGTCAGCCTCACGAAAACGCCCTACCCTGAGCACAAGGGCCTTTTCCGTGGCTTCCATGCATCATTCCTCGTCCGGAGTTACAATTTTCCGAAACGCAAATCCTGGGTTTTACCCTTCCCGGGGTCAAGCGGATACTCTTCGCCATTGTATTGAACAACTACGCCAGGGACATTGCCGATGCGAATACGGCGAAAACTATTAAACTTCAAACGAAGCGGCTCTCCATTGCGCAAGAAGAAATCCCTTGCCATATCGTTACCCTCGCTCTTCCACACACCAACCCAACATCCCTGCTTAGTTGTGGCGCGTATAACGAGAACATGAGCATATTTAACAGCATCAGCGTCATCGACATCGCTTTCGCCGGAAACGAACTCGTCATTGTTGCCGGTGTTTTCGGAAAGCGTTCCTCCTCCAGCACTTTGCCCTGCAGCAACAGAGGCCGTTTGCACGGCCTCCGAATTATTCTTCTGTTCCTTATCCGCAACACTGTCAGCGTCACTTTGTTCGTCCGAGCTATCAGGTGCTGCTGCAACCACATCTCCGGTCGCCCCGGCCCTTTCAGCAGATATGTCTTCGTTCGGCTGCTCTGCCGATTCCGCCACAACACTTTCAGAGGAAATCACTGCTTCTGATTGCTCGGTAATGGCTGTTTTCTGATAAAAACCAAAGTAATACACCAGTCCCCCCAGCAATGCCAGCAAGGCAATGATGATCGCGACGGAAAACATCGAATTCTTGCGATTTCCCGGCCTTCTTTCCACATCCTGAAACGCCAGATCAGCACGCGGATTCACCTCGTAATCCGTCGCATCCAACGCATCGGCTTCCACCGACTCCGTTACATCGAAGACCTGGGCCAATTCATCGGCATCCAACCCCAAAAAACGGGCATAGCTCCGAATGAAGCCCTTGGCATACACGGGATGGGGCAATTCGTCCTTGTTTCCATCCTCAATGGCAAGCAGGTTGCGGCGACTGATCTTGGTGACTTCCATCACCTCCTTGATGCTCAGGCCGCGGCGCTCGCGCTCATCCTTGAATATATTTCCAACTTCCTTGAAATCCATTTCTTTCTCCGGATTCATTTAATCCATGTAGCGAATCACGGCCTTTTCCTTCAACCCCTTGAGGTATTCGTCATAGACCTTTTCACGTTTTTCCTTGAGGAGTTCCGTGTATATGGAATCCTTGACTTCTTCAAACGGGACATATGTTCCCTTACTATTCCCAAGCAAACGGATGATGACAGGAGCGCCATTAATCTCCACCGGCCCCTTGATGTCGTCAACCTCCATCCCGCGCAGTGCAGCACGCCAGTCATCGTCAAGACTGGACCAGGACATTTCACCGATATCCCCACCGCTTTCAACGCCGGGGCCATCTGAGTACTGCAATACAGCCTCCTCGAAAGACAGCTCACCGTCATTAATCTTGCGCATGACCTCATCTGCGGAAACATTATCGGGAACCATGATGATGGCCAAATGCACACCGCCGCCAGTAAAGTATTCCTGCTTCCTGGCTTCATAGGCTTCACGTGTTTCGGAATCGGTAACCAGCACCTTGCGGCTGACCATGCCTCCCAAAAGACGTTGCTTCTTCATGTTGCTGCGGATCTGTTCCTGCAGAGCGTTCATGTCCAGCCCTTCCCTGGCCAGTTGCTCCTTGAACGCGGCATCGTCAAGATTGCTGCGTTCCTTGAGTCTATCGACCTCGGCCTGAACGGCATCCTCGTCAACCGTAATACCGTATTTT encodes:
- the rpsT gene encoding 30S ribosomal protein S20, yielding MANHKSALKRHRQSLKRNLRNRMTKTRIKNTVKAVRDAIEANDAPKAQEALQAATSILDKAGRKNVMHPRTAARRISRLQQAVNKIEA
- a CDS encoding 4Fe-4S binding protein, encoding MRFVVLFLPASALVLLGAHYARGGELGVAVAHVLLAVFLFSKRAWVRPVAAGILVLGSVEWVNAFVDLVRFRLAADIPWSRATIIMGMVLALNVLALFSLMCRGARDFYSRHRENIGWRAAMFFVVIIVLVFIRAKTAIPLLLADRFFPGWGGLETFALGLYAVWIGGKMLDPQQNRRARPRIWAFFSIVFFSQLVLGLAGVERMLMTGDLHLPVPALIVAGPVFRGGGVFMLALFSATVFLVGPAWCSHLCYIGALDDFMSRRGGKAGQNKKFERLGVWGRGATLVLVLGAAVILRQQDVSWLVAVWAAAVFGLIGIGIMFVFSRRAGLMVHCTTFCPMGLLAVVFGRLSLWRIRIDTNCSRCSACFSHCRYNALSEEAMVAGQPGMNCTLCGDCVAACPGGHVAYSFPFLNSVNSRALFLTLVISLHAVFLGVARM
- a CDS encoding ATP-binding protein, with translation MGVIRKMIKVDEEKCTGCGLCVPGCEEGALQIIDGKARLVSDVYCDGLGACLGECPEGALSVEEREAEDFDPRAVVELLTEQGRTVPEHMPDPASLRIDKKARPGGGCPGAALKTMTPCQQANVPVSEASAVSNLSHWPVQLRLVPPTAPFLKDADLLLTADCVAVALPDYHARYVRDKVVVMGCPKFDDAQDYVERLAAIIARNDLKTITVMEMEVPCCSSMSVILERAMAKAGRSVATTRMIIARDGRVLSRESLNL
- a CDS encoding Crp/Fnr family transcriptional regulator, whose amino-acid sequence is MTGQNTLQSVKSVSIFKDIPEEKQKRLAEIVVQKGYRKGEVIFEADTPASGFYAVISGKVKIYRNSPSGKEQILNIFKTGENFAEVPVFEGTTFPVHAQTLENSILLYVPRVEFARIIASDPDLAMTMMAQLSSRLRILVNKIEDLSLKEAPARVAAHLLLLAGSRESATFTLDLPKGQVAFYLGTIQETLSRILKRFVKDEIIAMNGKEITILDKQALNKIAEQGR
- the glyS gene encoding glycine--tRNA ligase subunit beta; the encoded protein is MAEFILEIGIEEMPARFVPKLADELAARFEKLLAEAMIDCDHVATYATPRRLTAHVTGMGEEQRSEQETVSGPPVRIAYDEDGNLTKAGQGFAKTQGVAEADLFTMKTDKGEYLAATKNVGGGKSLDILPDLCVRAVEAMTFPKRMRWGGYDFAFGRPIRWLLALLDDAVVEFSVENLTADRISHGHRVMGAGPWTIEHASKYFETMEAKAKVILDPERRKQIIVSEGDRLAAEAGGAIVWKESLLQEVANLVEWPVPILGNIDSMYLEVPREVLLTSMQSHQKSFGVQGKDGKLLPHFLTTLNLVPQDEALVRKGWERVLKARLEDARFFWEADCRVDFQTWLDKLESVVFLGPLGSMGDKARRLEKLCGQLATIVAEPKGILPGELEAYAQAGRLAKADLVSEMVNEFDSLQGVMGGIYAEKAGKGDVISQALYEQYLPAGPETPVPSSLSGALLSMADKADTLTGCFGLGKKPTGANDPFALRRCALGICRIIMEHGLDVNLAELLSYARSAYSDVKWKLDDGEAKARLLDFFANRLRALFSGKGFETKVVDAAIGAGFEDVRTLEKRLEALAEFSGTDGFEQAVLTFKRAANIIRKQGDEAGQELTGNYDPEQLGDAQEKALAAKLEQTGAAFEDLWDADDFSGLFRMLGELRPTVDAFFDNVMVMCDDTTLRLNRLNLLKALVDRLGRLADFNALQV